In Gammaproteobacteria bacterium, the DNA window GCTCCCCGCTGGGGCATCGGCATCAGTAACCCCCTTGGAGGGAACGCCTGGTACCGGGGTAACTTTGAGCTGCTAGTGGAAGGGTCGTTCTTTTTCAACCACGAGCCCAGGAGTGGAACCGCTGCGGGGGGCGCCGCGATCTTCCGCTACAACTTTCTGGCCGGAGACACGTTCATTCCCTTTCTGGAAGCCGGGGCAGGGATCATTTCTCTGGATTTCGATCTCGACAACCAGGCGGACGGCTTAAATTTCACGACCCAGGGTGGGCTGGGCTTTCATTACTTCTTCTCAGAACGAACGGCATTGACCGGGGAATGGCGGTTCCTCCATATCTCGAATGCCAGCATCAACTCACCCAACGCCGGCATCAATACCAGTTTGTTCCTCGTCGGGGTGTCGTACTTCTTTAACTGACGGCGAGGAAAAAGACCAAAAAGAAGAAATAAAAGCGATTTTGATGCGGGGTTCCGCCCCTGCGCGACGGGTTCATTTTGACGATGGTCCA includes these proteins:
- a CDS encoding acyloxyacyl hydrolase, producing MRHPCSAVLVLMIIALLFARGTWAAGNDPETVAARKNEVSVSPSSLFGLGKQEIALAAGYGFGLPVGGSKGTESEDVQYAYLAPRWGIGISNPLGGNAWYRGNFELLVEGSFFFNHEPRSGTAAGGAAIFRYNFLAGDTFIPFLEAGAGIISLDFDLDNQADGLNFTTQGGLGFHYFFSERTALTGEWRFLHISNASINSPNAGINTSLFLVGVSYFFN